One window of Sphingobacteriales bacterium genomic DNA carries:
- the fabF gene encoding beta-ketoacyl-ACP synthase II produces the protein MQVTLKRVVVTGLGAITPLGNNVGEYWQSLVNGVSGAAPITKFDATNFKTRFACEVKNFDGDAIFGRKEARKLDLFAQYAIAVADEAIADAGLDHPDIDKNRVGVIFSSGIGGISTFQEQLFDFWQQVQSGSTQPRFNPFFIPKMILDIAAGHISIKHGFRGPNFAVVSACASSTNALIDAFTYLRLGRANAIVVGGAEASVTEAGVGGFSVMKALSERNESPETASRPFDLDRDGFVLGEGAGAIILEEYEHAVKRGATIYAEMTGGGMSADANHITAPHPEGLGAVLVMKDALGDAGIAPSEIDYINVHGTSTPLGDVSESKAILNVFGEHAYRLNISSTKSMTGHLLGAAGAIEAIASIMAVKHDTVPPTINHFTDDPEFDPKLNFTFNKAQKRPIRAAISNTFGFGGHNASVIFKKA, from the coding sequence ATGCAAGTTACCCTGAAAAGAGTTGTTGTAACCGGATTGGGTGCCATTACCCCCTTAGGTAACAACGTCGGTGAATACTGGCAATCTTTAGTCAATGGCGTGAGCGGAGCTGCCCCTATTACCAAATTTGATGCCACGAACTTTAAAACCCGCTTTGCCTGCGAAGTAAAGAACTTTGATGGCGATGCTATTTTTGGACGAAAAGAAGCCCGCAAATTAGACCTTTTTGCCCAATATGCCATCGCTGTTGCCGATGAAGCCATTGCTGATGCCGGATTAGACCATCCGGATATAGACAAAAACAGAGTAGGTGTCATTTTTTCTTCAGGCATTGGCGGCATCAGCACGTTTCAGGAACAATTGTTCGATTTCTGGCAGCAAGTACAAAGCGGAAGCACACAACCAAGATTTAACCCGTTTTTTATCCCCAAAATGATTTTGGACATTGCCGCCGGACATATTTCCATCAAACACGGATTTCGGGGACCCAACTTTGCTGTTGTTTCGGCTTGTGCTTCTTCTACCAATGCACTGATAGATGCGTTTACCTATCTCCGCCTGGGAAGGGCAAATGCCATTGTCGTTGGAGGTGCAGAAGCCTCTGTTACCGAAGCAGGCGTTGGCGGGTTTAGCGTCATGAAAGCCCTTTCTGAAAGAAACGAAAGCCCTGAAACAGCTTCCCGTCCTTTCGACCTCGACCGCGATGGTTTTGTGTTGGGTGAGGGTGCCGGTGCTATTATCCTCGAAGAATACGAACATGCCGTAAAGCGCGGTGCGACCATTTATGCAGAAATGACCGGCGGCGGAATGAGCGCAGATGCCAACCATATTACCGCACCCCATCCCGAAGGATTAGGGGCGGTACTGGTCATGAAAGATGCCCTTGGCGATGCCGGCATTGCTCCCTCCGAAATTGATTATATCAATGTTCACGGAACTTCTACCCCGTTGGGCGATGTGAGCGAATCAAAAGCCATTCTCAATGTGTTTGGCGAACACGCCTACCGGCTCAACATCAGTTCGACAAAATCTATGACCGGACACCTTTTGGGGGCAGCAGGTGCTATTGAAGCCATCGCCAGCATTATGGCCGTCAAACACGATACCGTTCCTCCAACAATCAACCATTTTACGGACGACCCCGAATTTGACCCCAAACTCAATTTTACATTTAACAAAGCTCAAAAACGACCCATCAGGGCTGCCATCAGCAACACTTTTGGATTTGGCGGGCATAATGCTTCCGTCATCTTTAAAAAAGCCTGA
- a CDS encoding YceI family protein, with translation MATYTIDPTHSEVSFKVKHLMISTVTGSFEQFDAKMSAEKENFTDAQISFEADIESISTNNTQRDQHLKSPDFFDSENHPKMTFVSTSLVQKSDTDYLLNGDLTIRGVTKPVSLAVEYAGKMTDFYGNEKHGFEINGKLSRKEFGLQWNAVTEAGGVVVSDEVKLSVNVQFQKN, from the coding sequence ATGGCAACTTACACGATTGACCCCACACATTCAGAAGTATCTTTTAAAGTAAAACACCTGATGATTAGCACCGTTACCGGTAGCTTTGAGCAGTTTGATGCCAAAATGAGTGCAGAAAAGGAAAACTTCACTGATGCTCAAATTTCATTTGAAGCCGATATTGAAAGCATCAGCACAAACAACACACAACGAGACCAACATCTGAAAAGCCCGGATTTTTTTGATTCTGAAAATCACCCCAAAATGACCTTTGTTTCAACAAGTTTGGTACAAAAATCGGATACAGACTATTTGTTGAACGGAGACCTTACCATCAGGGGCGTAACAAAACCCGTTTCTCTTGCGGTGGAATATGCCGGTAAAATGACCGATTTTTACGGAAACGAGAAACACGGGTTTGAAATTAACGGTAAGCTCAGCCGCAAAGAATTTGGTTTGCAATGGAATGCGGTAACCGAAGCCGGAGGGGTGGTAGTTTCAGATGAGGTAAAACTCAGTGTGAACGTTCAGTTTCAAAAAAACTAA
- a CDS encoding response regulator, with protein sequence METFSTETGLSQGMIFDICQTSDGFLWIATKHGLNRYDGYNFKIFVHNHLNTFSIAENTVSALYEDSRGLLWVGTESKGVDIYDPRTEQFYHLPLAFNRATDEGANSVFNITEGLDGAMYILHRNNVIVKIAIPENLLKHLPDKPDLTAYASLTIYKSEYFKQAESKKQVNVFRVVAMSDRQIWAYSSKQIYRLLNNQSENIQVVEPEQANKTGNTSIWCAIPKGFVYYREGKTYNSNISAIGSDIRTTYCRPAGNEDYWIAVNNKLWLVKNGKLPDFTKPDWEVDADISAVYKDQNGNIWIGTQGHGLRKINPKRHQFKQGAEGFSLWGVWSDSKGRYYCKVINKVFEYNPQTVQLSKERAFGGKPSRVLDMCINASGNYWLLGRGEAENTAELRYYHPDTGESVGYSFPFDTFTSASGDETLEQIFKPFANAGLQLTSNGSLLVVGEGCRLIRFNPETTRFEWFSYASVFGNHAAAVLPLALTEDGNGIVWIGTQSGLVKCTPHQGSYKFELIKNSQLGLNNNAIACLLPHPANPKQGLWIGTKGGGINYLNLQNGNFQYITTKEGLPDDVVYGILPGKKNELWCSTNRGLAKLTISETAQVEKIISYSTTNGLQSNEFNTQAFFRADNGELLFGGVNGLNRFFPEDITPDTVLSSVYLVGLKINQQPALFGETESLLDQPLTYTNQLKLQYYQNNLTFEFAVLDFTAPGKNRYRYRLVGADPEWVETGNNRFAYFTHLRPGHYTLLAQGNNGEGDWQDIAQPVKIVIYPPWWQSTRAYLVYLLLVLSAMWQAYRFQIRRVKMHEQLAFERRETERIKALEQLKTDFFSNVTHEFRTPLTLMLEPLRQAIKNPNDTNLIEKLRLAEKNSRKLLSFVNQLLDMSKLESGSMTLDNRKADFTQTLREVFEQFLPLAHKQQISLSFESDQNITPFYYDTGKVELIVNNLLSNALKFTPSGGKVTLSCHMAPQTAENNQPAVQVSVTDTGVGIPVDALNKVFDRFYQVNISQHQTGTGIGLALTKELVELMGGTIQVNSHENIGTTFTCLLPVITEAPVSNLQQNTTLPPLTKPAPYIPSLMPEHLNNEHSQEAPVVLIIEDNPELRTFIRHSIGTNRQIHEAENGQTGIDLAIELLPDIIISDVMMPVKDGYTACHELKNNPLTSHIPIILLTAKSAIESKIQGLQTGADDYLTKPFNTDELIARMDNLIEQRKRLREKFAQQTILLPDKNSLPTNPQEPLLSNPDKEFLNRFICLVEEHLDNENITVEEFSQKMYLSRVQLHRKMKAITDQNVSDFVRNYRLERAMVMLQNQEGRVYEIADNVGFANEKYFSRAFKEKFGISPSQVQ encoded by the coding sequence ATGGAAACCTTTTCTACCGAAACCGGGCTTTCGCAAGGAATGATATTTGATATTTGCCAAACCTCCGATGGGTTTTTATGGATTGCAACCAAACATGGACTTAACCGATACGACGGGTATAATTTTAAGATTTTTGTTCATAATCATCTCAACACCTTTTCTATTGCCGAAAACACTGTATCCGCTCTCTATGAAGACAGCAGAGGGCTGCTTTGGGTAGGGACGGAAAGTAAGGGGGTAGATATTTACGACCCCCGAACCGAACAATTTTATCACCTTCCTTTAGCATTTAACAGGGCAACAGATGAGGGGGCAAATTCTGTGTTCAATATTACAGAAGGGTTAGATGGGGCAATGTATATTTTACACAGAAATAATGTTATAGTCAAGATTGCTATACCCGAAAACCTGTTAAAACACTTGCCGGACAAGCCTGATTTAACTGCTTACGCATCTCTTACTATATATAAGAGCGAATATTTCAAGCAAGCCGAGTCAAAAAAGCAAGTGAATGTTTTCCGGGTTGTTGCTATGTCCGACCGGCAAATCTGGGCATACAGCAGTAAACAAATTTATCGTTTGCTGAATAATCAATCAGAAAATATACAAGTTGTCGAACCTGAGCAAGCAAATAAAACCGGCAACACCTCAATATGGTGCGCTATTCCCAAAGGATTTGTGTATTATAGAGAAGGTAAAACTTATAATTCCAACATATCGGCTATTGGTTCTGATATTAGAACTACTTATTGCCGGCCGGCCGGCAATGAGGATTATTGGATAGCTGTAAACAACAAACTTTGGTTAGTAAAAAACGGAAAGCTTCCCGATTTTACTAAACCTGACTGGGAAGTTGATGCCGATATTTCAGCAGTATATAAAGACCAAAACGGAAATATATGGATTGGTACGCAAGGGCACGGCCTTCGTAAAATTAACCCCAAGCGCCATCAGTTTAAACAAGGAGCAGAAGGATTCAGCCTTTGGGGTGTTTGGAGCGATTCGAAGGGCAGGTATTACTGCAAAGTGATTAACAAAGTGTTTGAATACAATCCGCAAACAGTCCAATTATCCAAAGAACGCGCTTTTGGTGGCAAGCCCTCGCGAGTACTTGATATGTGTATCAACGCTTCTGGAAATTACTGGCTGCTGGGTAGAGGTGAGGCTGAAAACACTGCCGAATTGAGATATTACCACCCCGACACCGGTGAGTCAGTTGGATATTCTTTCCCGTTTGACACCTTTACTTCGGCTTCGGGTGACGAAACACTGGAACAAATATTTAAGCCGTTTGCCAATGCCGGTTTACAACTAACTTCCAATGGCAGTTTGCTGGTGGTAGGAGAAGGCTGCCGCTTAATTCGGTTTAATCCCGAAACAACCCGGTTTGAATGGTTCAGTTACGCATCGGTATTCGGCAACCATGCGGCCGCAGTACTACCCTTAGCACTGACTGAAGATGGTAACGGGATAGTTTGGATCGGCACCCAATCTGGGTTGGTAAAATGTACGCCTCATCAGGGTTCTTATAAGTTTGAACTGATAAAAAACAGCCAACTTGGACTTAATAATAATGCGATTGCCTGTTTGCTTCCACATCCGGCCAATCCTAAACAGGGACTTTGGATTGGCACTAAAGGAGGGGGTATTAATTATCTTAATCTGCAAAACGGCAATTTTCAGTACATTACCACTAAAGAGGGGCTACCCGATGATGTGGTTTATGGAATTTTGCCCGGGAAAAAAAACGAGCTGTGGTGTAGCACTAATCGTGGTTTGGCCAAACTGACAATTTCCGAAACTGCTCAAGTGGAAAAAATAATATCCTATTCCACTACAAATGGCTTGCAATCCAATGAGTTTAATACCCAGGCATTTTTCCGTGCCGATAACGGAGAATTGCTTTTTGGAGGAGTGAATGGATTAAACCGCTTTTTCCCCGAAGATATAACACCCGATACTGTGCTATCCTCTGTTTATCTGGTAGGACTGAAAATAAACCAACAGCCTGCCCTGTTTGGCGAAACTGAAAGTTTGCTTGACCAACCACTTACTTATACCAATCAACTTAAACTCCAATATTATCAAAACAATCTCACGTTTGAGTTTGCTGTTTTGGATTTTACTGCCCCCGGTAAAAACCGCTATCGCTACCGCTTAGTAGGTGCAGACCCGGAATGGGTTGAAACAGGAAACAATAGATTTGCCTATTTTACCCATCTTCGACCCGGACATTACACCTTATTGGCACAAGGCAATAATGGAGAGGGAGATTGGCAAGATATTGCCCAACCGGTGAAAATTGTTATTTATCCCCCATGGTGGCAATCTACACGAGCCTATTTGGTGTATCTGTTGCTTGTTTTGAGCGCAATGTGGCAGGCTTACCGTTTTCAGATAAGAAGGGTAAAAATGCACGAACAATTAGCCTTTGAACGACGAGAAACCGAAAGGATAAAGGCTTTGGAACAATTGAAAACCGATTTTTTCAGCAATGTAACACATGAGTTCAGAACCCCGCTTACGCTGATGTTAGAACCCCTGCGCCAAGCGATTAAAAACCCCAATGACACCAACTTAATCGAAAAATTACGCCTTGCCGAAAAAAACAGTCGCAAACTGTTGTCCTTTGTTAATCAACTGTTGGATATGTCAAAATTAGAAAGCGGCAGTATGACCTTAGACAACCGCAAAGCCGATTTTACCCAAACCCTGCGCGAGGTATTTGAGCAGTTTTTACCCCTTGCCCATAAACAGCAAATTTCATTGAGTTTTGAAAGCGACCAAAACATAACTCCTTTTTACTATGATACCGGTAAGGTGGAACTAATAGTGAACAATTTGCTATCAAACGCCCTTAAATTTACACCTTCGGGCGGAAAAGTAACCCTTTCCTGCCATATGGCCCCTCAAACAGCCGAGAATAACCAACCTGCTGTACAGGTCAGTGTAACAGATACCGGTGTGGGAATTCCCGTTGATGCCCTGAACAAAGTTTTTGACCGTTTTTATCAGGTAAACATCTCCCAACATCAAACCGGTACAGGCATAGGACTTGCCCTTACCAAAGAACTCGTAGAACTCATGGGTGGGACCATACAAGTAAACAGCCATGAAAACATCGGTACCACGTTTACTTGCCTCCTGCCCGTCATCACAGAAGCGCCTGTAAGCAACCTACAACAAAACACAACTTTACCGCCCCTCACCAAACCTGCCCCTTACATACCCTCGTTGATGCCCGAACACCTAAACAACGAACACTCTCAAGAAGCCCCTGTTGTTCTAATTATTGAAGACAATCCGGAACTGCGCACATTTATACGTCACTCCATAGGCACAAACCGGCAGATACACGAAGCCGAAAACGGGCAAACAGGCATTGACTTAGCCATAGAACTCCTGCCGGACATTATCATCTCAGATGTTATGATGCCCGTAAAAGACGGCTATACCGCTTGTCACGAACTTAAAAACAACCCACTTACCTCGCACATACCCATTATCCTGCTCACCGCCAAATCTGCCATCGAATCCAAAATACAAGGACTTCAAACCGGTGCCGATGACTACCTCACCAAACCCTTTAATACCGATGAGTTAATAGCCCGAATGGATAACCTCATAGAACAAAGAAAACGCCTGCGCGAAAAATTTGCTCAACAAACCATTCTTTTACCCGATAAGAATTCGCTTCCTACCAATCCGCAGGAGCCACTCCTCTCCAACCCCGATAAAGAATTTTTAAACCGCTTTATCTGCTTAGTAGAAGAACACCTCGACAATGAAAACATTACCGTTGAAGAATTTTCACAAAAAATGTATCTTAGTCGCGTACAACTTCACCGCAAAATGAAAGCCATTACGGATCAAAACGTCTCCGATTTTGTGCGCAACTACCGCCTGGAACGTGCCATGGTTATGCTCCAAAACCAAGAAGGCCGAGTCTATGAAATTGCAGACAACGTAGGCTTTGCCAACGAAAAATACTTTTCCCGCGCGTTCAAAGAAAAATTTGGCATCTCTCCCAGCCAAGTGCAGTAA
- the pyk gene encoding pyruvate kinase, which yields MTPFSKTKIVATVGPRSESKEMLTQLVHAGVNVFRLNFSHGTHEKHAAVIENIVQINQELGTNIGILADLQGPKIRIGEVENNEIILVNGQSIRITTKEQVSTPELLYISYESLALDVEPGDRILIDDGKLGLVVKTTNKADEITAEVIYGGILTARKGVNLPDTTVTAPSLMPKDHRDLEFIFTMPVNWIALSFVRTAEEINKLKGVLEFRNHPAKVIAKIEKPDAYKNLDEIIRVSDGIMVARGDLGVELPLEDIPFVQKDIVTRCIKAHIPVIIATQMMESMVTNAIPTRAEITDITNAMFDGADALMLSAETASGKYPVKVIETLKKVINKVEQEDKIYNMGIEPDKDSHTFLSDAVCFTACRMAKYVNATSIIALTRSGYTAFSLASFRPVSNIFVFTENANLLNAVSLVWGTRAYLYNRSNSTEDTVRHIQNILKDKGMIQKGEIVINTGSTPFNELGNTNTIKVSVIH from the coding sequence ATGACCCCTTTCAGTAAAACAAAAATTGTGGCAACCGTTGGCCCCAGGTCAGAAAGCAAAGAAATGCTAACCCAGCTCGTTCATGCGGGGGTAAATGTATTTCGCCTCAATTTTTCGCATGGCACCCATGAAAAGCATGCTGCGGTTATAGAAAACATCGTTCAGATCAATCAAGAATTAGGCACCAATATCGGCATATTAGCCGATTTGCAAGGTCCTAAGATACGAATTGGCGAAGTAGAAAACAATGAAATTATATTGGTCAACGGACAGTCAATCCGCATTACTACCAAAGAACAGGTCAGTACGCCCGAGCTGCTTTATATTTCTTATGAAAGTCTGGCATTAGATGTTGAGCCCGGAGACAGAATTTTAATAGACGATGGTAAGCTTGGACTGGTCGTAAAAACGACCAATAAAGCCGACGAAATAACCGCCGAAGTGATTTACGGAGGCATATTAACTGCCCGAAAAGGGGTAAACTTGCCCGATACCACTGTTACCGCTCCGTCTCTGATGCCAAAAGACCATCGGGATTTGGAGTTTATTTTCACAATGCCGGTCAATTGGATTGCCTTGTCGTTTGTCCGCACAGCCGAGGAAATTAACAAACTGAAAGGGGTGCTCGAATTCAGGAATCATCCGGCAAAAGTGATTGCCAAAATTGAAAAACCGGATGCTTATAAAAACTTAGACGAAATTATCCGGGTTTCCGATGGAATTATGGTTGCCCGGGGCGATTTAGGGGTCGAATTGCCTTTGGAAGATATCCCTTTTGTTCAAAAAGATATTGTAACCCGTTGTATCAAAGCACATATACCGGTGATTATTGCCACTCAAATGATGGAAAGCATGGTTACCAATGCGATTCCTACCCGGGCCGAAATTACCGATATTACCAATGCCATGTTTGACGGAGCTGATGCCCTGATGTTGAGCGCTGAAACTGCAAGCGGAAAATATCCGGTCAAGGTGATTGAAACGCTGAAAAAGGTGATCAACAAAGTAGAACAAGAAGATAAAATTTACAATATGGGCATTGAACCGGACAAAGACTCCCATACTTTTTTGTCTGATGCCGTTTGTTTTACCGCCTGCCGGATGGCAAAATACGTTAATGCCACCAGTATTATAGCCCTTACCCGTTCGGGATACACTGCTTTTTCGCTGGCAAGTTTCAGACCTGTCAGCAATATTTTTGTATTTACAGAAAATGCAAATTTGCTCAATGCGGTTAGCCTTGTCTGGGGTACAAGAGCCTATCTCTACAATCGTTCAAATTCCACAGAAGATACCGTTCGCCATATTCAGAACATCCTGAAAGATAAAGGTATGATTCAAAAAGGAGAAATTGTCATCAACACCGGCAGCACCCCTTTTAACGAACTTGGAAATACCAATACCATTAAGGTTTCGGTGATTCACTGA
- a CDS encoding acyl carrier protein, translated as MESIESRVIAIIVEKLGVDEAEVKHEANFINDLGADSLDTVELIMEFEKAFNVQIPDEDAEKITTVGDAINYLEANASAA; from the coding sequence ATGGAAAGTATAGAGAGCCGGGTTATTGCCATTATTGTTGAAAAATTAGGAGTAGATGAGGCAGAAGTAAAACACGAAGCCAATTTCATCAACGATTTAGGAGCAGATTCATTAGACACCGTAGAGTTGATTATGGAATTTGAAAAAGCCTTTAACGTACAAATTCCGGACGAAGATGCCGAAAAAATTACCACCGTTGGCGATGCCATCAACTATTTAGAAGCTAATGCTTCGGCGGCTTAG
- a CDS encoding Crp/Fnr family transcriptional regulator — protein sequence MRNLLIENIEKHIRLEPSEEAFIMSSFGVKKLRRRQFFVQEGDVSKFCAFVLSGCLRIYFVDSNGFEHIIQFAIEDWWAADMMSFTTGQPGRLYIDALEPSELLVISREKQLALFDECPKFERYFRIITENGFVSQQSRIVENLSLPAIDRYKNFLSRYPQLAMRLPQTQIASYIGITPEFLSKLRKQLSGKTSSL from the coding sequence ATGAGAAATCTGTTGATTGAAAACATTGAAAAACATATCCGGCTCGAACCATCGGAAGAAGCGTTTATTATGTCGTCTTTTGGTGTTAAAAAACTACGCCGCAGGCAATTTTTTGTTCAGGAAGGAGATGTCAGCAAGTTTTGCGCCTTTGTTTTGTCGGGATGTTTGCGGATCTATTTTGTGGATTCCAATGGTTTTGAGCATATCATACAGTTTGCCATCGAAGATTGGTGGGCAGCCGACATGATGAGTTTTACCACCGGTCAGCCCGGCAGGTTGTATATTGATGCTTTAGAACCAAGCGAACTGCTTGTTATTTCGAGAGAAAAACAATTGGCGCTATTTGATGAGTGCCCCAAGTTTGAGCGTTATTTCAGAATTATTACTGAAAACGGATTTGTCAGCCAGCAATCGAGAATAGTCGAAAACTTAAGCCTTCCTGCCATTGACCGCTACAAAAACTTTCTTTCGCGATATCCTCAACTTGCAATGCGATTACCGCAAACACAAATAGCTTCTTATATCGGCATCACCCCCGAATTTTTAAGCAAACTACGAAAACAACTGAGCGGAAAAACGTCATCTCTGTAA
- the rnc gene encoding ribonuclease III: MFKVLKKLFNRYLASQRRKVAFLRELLGFTPINLSVYLMAFKHSSKSTDTHTSNERLEFLGDAVLDTVISEYLFMKYPLRGEGFLTEMRSKIVNRKRLGEIGRELNLQQLIDYHRGFVTINSTILGNALEALIGAIYLDAGFKTCKEFILNRIMVPYISLDDLQNLDINYKSRLFEWSQRYEKELIFEVLEEKNVNKIRIFVVGAFIDGELMGSGEGRNKKDAEKEASKVVYRKLNVETAMEWE, from the coding sequence TTGTTTAAAGTCTTAAAAAAGCTATTTAACCGTTACCTCGCTTCGCAAAGAAGAAAAGTCGCATTCCTTCGCGAGTTGCTGGGATTTACACCCATCAACCTTTCAGTTTATTTAATGGCGTTTAAGCACAGCTCCAAATCAACAGATACCCATACCAGCAACGAAAGGCTTGAATTTTTGGGCGATGCCGTTTTAGATACCGTTATCTCGGAATATTTGTTTATGAAATATCCCCTGCGCGGAGAAGGATTTTTGACCGAAATGCGCTCTAAAATCGTAAACCGAAAACGATTGGGAGAAATCGGGCGCGAACTCAACCTTCAGCAATTGATTGACTATCACCGGGGGTTTGTTACCATCAACAGTACCATCCTGGGCAATGCGCTTGAAGCGCTGATTGGCGCTATTTACCTCGATGCCGGCTTTAAAACCTGTAAAGAGTTTATTCTGAACAGAATCATGGTGCCCTATATCAGTCTCGACGACCTTCAAAACTTAGACATCAACTACAAAAGCCGCTTGTTTGAATGGTCGCAACGCTACGAAAAAGAACTTATTTTTGAGGTATTGGAAGAAAAAAACGTCAACAAAATCAGAATCTTCGTCGTCGGGGCTTTTATAGACGGCGAATTGATGGGAAGCGGGGAAGGGCGCAATAAAAAAGATGCCGAAAAAGAAGCCTCCAAAGTCGTTTACCGAAAACTCAATGTCGAAACGGCAATGGAATGGGAATAA
- the bshA gene encoding N-acetyl-alpha-D-glucosaminyl L-malate synthase BshA, translated as MKIGIVCYPTYGGSGVVATELGKALAKKGHEVHFIAYSQPARLYHFFDNVYYHEVGVFDYPLFEYPPYETALASKLVDVIQFHRLDILHVHYAIPHASAAFLARTILYEKGIYTPIITTLHGTDITLVGKDSTYAPVVAFSINQSDGVTAVSDSLRKQTYEYFDIHNEIEAIPNFIDLDEFKKFNKDHFKKAIAPADERVLMHTSNFRQVKRIEDVIRIFHKVQQHLSAKLLLVGDGPERMKAEQLCRELGIAHDVRFLGKQDAVGELLAVTDLFLLPSESESFGLAALEAMACEVPVISTNAGGIPEININGQTGFMSNVGDVEDMAKNALYILDNKERLQQFRNNALEQAKRFDISKIVPLYEQYYQKVLDNCRLCKQNPPKKLQDKVF; from the coding sequence ATGAAAATAGGCATTGTTTGTTATCCCACTTATGGAGGAAGCGGTGTGGTTGCCACAGAATTGGGAAAAGCACTGGCAAAGAAAGGACATGAAGTGCATTTTATCGCGTATAGCCAACCGGCAAGGTTGTACCATTTTTTTGACAATGTTTATTATCACGAGGTCGGAGTTTTTGACTATCCCTTGTTTGAATACCCCCCTTACGAAACAGCACTTGCGAGCAAACTGGTAGATGTTATACAGTTTCACCGGCTGGATATTCTGCATGTTCATTATGCCATTCCTCATGCTTCGGCTGCTTTTTTGGCCCGCACCATTTTGTACGAAAAAGGTATTTATACCCCGATTATTACCACCTTACACGGAACAGACATTACCCTTGTCGGAAAAGACAGCACTTATGCTCCGGTAGTGGCATTTTCTATCAATCAATCGGATGGTGTGACGGCCGTGTCGGATAGTTTGCGCAAACAAACCTATGAATACTTTGACATTCATAACGAAATTGAAGCGATTCCCAATTTTATTGACCTGGACGAGTTTAAAAAATTCAACAAAGACCATTTCAAAAAGGCCATTGCACCGGCTGATGAGCGGGTTTTGATGCATACGTCCAATTTCAGACAGGTGAAACGGATAGAAGATGTAATTCGAATTTTTCATAAGGTACAGCAACATCTGTCTGCCAAACTTCTGTTGGTGGGCGATGGTCCGGAAAGGATGAAAGCCGAACAATTATGCCGGGAACTGGGAATTGCCCACGATGTTCGTTTTTTGGGAAAACAGGATGCAGTCGGAGAATTGCTTGCAGTTACAGATTTGTTTTTACTTCCTTCCGAAAGTGAGAGTTTCGGGCTTGCAGCACTTGAAGCGATGGCTTGCGAAGTGCCAGTCATTTCAACCAATGCCGGAGGAATACCGGAAATCAATATCAACGGTCAAACCGGTTTTATGAGCAATGTAGGAGATGTGGAAGACATGGCAAAAAATGCGCTGTATATTTTAGACAACAAAGAACGGCTGCAACAATTCAGAAACAACGCATTAGAGCAGGCAAAACGGTTTGACATCAGCAAGATTGTTCCGTTATATGAACAGTATTACCAAAAAGTTTTAGACAATTGCCGGCTTTGCAAACAAAATCCGCCTAAAAAATTACAGGATAAGGTCTTTTAG